In Aquimarina sp. TRL1, a single window of DNA contains:
- a CDS encoding DUF2007 domain-containing protein — protein sequence MKDYVIIATFTFQHEYTVLKLLLDREGIDYFFENEITNSVLPFHTNLIAGINLKVHRRDQEKAEQIIRDFNTNSHLRIV from the coding sequence ATGAAGGATTACGTAATTATAGCCACCTTTACTTTTCAGCACGAATATACGGTTTTAAAACTTCTTTTAGACAGAGAAGGCATCGATTATTTCTTTGAAAACGAAATTACTAACAGCGTTCTCCCTTTTCACACCAATTTAATCGCCGGAATCAATCTCAAAGTTCACCGGCGAGATCAGGAAAAAGCAGAACAAATAATCAGAGACTTCAATACCAATTCTCATCTACGAATCGTATAA
- the rnr gene encoding ribonuclease R yields the protein MKRKNRRGRKKSPKIENLSSKIFKILKSEPNKTFNYKQLAAKFGVDDPSSRNQIIKKLSQLAAKQEIEEVERGKFKVVRSVHMYTGILDVTSKGTGYVIVEELENDIFIPANGMNKALHGDEVEVYVYKRRRKGKIEGEIAKIIKRKKNEFVGVIEIQKNYAFVSIPDTRMYTDIFIPKNKIHKAEHGDKVLVRLDDWPDNAESPFGTVLKTLGKPGDHDTEIHAILAQYGLPYEFPEEVEAYANAIDTTIKEEEIKKRRDMRDTLTFTIDPKDAKDFDDALSFQVLENGNYEVGIHIADVSHYVKPGTILDDEAYERATSVYLVDRVVPMLPEILSNNACSLRPHEEKYTFSAVFEMNEKAQIIQSWFGRTVTYSDARFAYEEAQHIIETKGNEIPATISLTGETYSADQSVADAILKLDELAKIMRRKRMGDGAISFDKVEVKFHLNDKNEPTGVFFKTSKDANKLIEEFMLLANRKVSEFIGKQSPKKTFVYRVHDEPNDEKLASLQTIIGRFGYKLDLRDRKSTTSSLNTLLKDVQGKKEQNLVDTLAIRSMSKAEYTTHNIGHYGLAFDYYSHFTSPIRRYPDVMAHRLLQHYLDGGKSVSEEEYNEKCNHSSDMENLAASAERDSIKFMQIKFMKDHETERFLGVISGVTEWGIYVEIIDNKCEGMVRIKDMRDDEYDFDQEQYAVVGRKTKKTYQLGDEVYVKVKNADIVKMHLDFTIEGSREEIEE from the coding sequence ATGAAAAGAAAGAATAGAAGAGGAAGAAAGAAATCACCCAAAATAGAAAATCTTAGCAGTAAAATATTCAAAATATTAAAATCAGAACCTAATAAAACATTTAACTATAAGCAACTTGCAGCTAAGTTTGGTGTAGATGACCCAAGTAGTAGGAATCAAATTATAAAGAAACTTAGCCAATTAGCTGCAAAGCAAGAAATAGAAGAAGTGGAACGTGGAAAATTTAAAGTTGTTCGTTCTGTGCATATGTATACAGGTATTTTGGATGTTACCTCTAAAGGAACTGGGTATGTAATTGTAGAGGAGTTAGAAAATGATATTTTTATTCCTGCCAATGGAATGAATAAAGCCCTTCATGGTGATGAAGTAGAAGTCTATGTATATAAGAGAAGAAGAAAAGGAAAAATAGAAGGAGAGATTGCAAAAATCATTAAACGAAAGAAAAATGAGTTTGTCGGTGTAATAGAAATCCAAAAGAACTATGCTTTTGTATCCATCCCTGATACAAGAATGTACACGGATATTTTTATACCGAAGAATAAGATTCATAAAGCGGAACATGGGGATAAGGTATTAGTACGGTTAGACGATTGGCCGGATAATGCAGAATCTCCATTTGGAACAGTTTTAAAAACATTGGGTAAACCAGGAGATCACGATACCGAAATACATGCTATTCTCGCTCAATATGGGTTGCCTTATGAATTTCCGGAAGAAGTAGAAGCATATGCTAATGCTATTGATACTACGATCAAAGAAGAAGAAATAAAAAAGCGTAGAGATATGAGAGATACGCTTACTTTTACTATAGACCCTAAAGATGCTAAGGATTTTGATGATGCATTATCTTTTCAGGTATTAGAAAATGGAAATTATGAGGTAGGAATTCATATTGCTGATGTTTCTCATTATGTAAAACCAGGAACAATCCTGGATGATGAAGCTTATGAAAGAGCTACTTCTGTTTATCTGGTAGATAGAGTAGTACCGATGTTACCAGAGATTTTATCTAATAACGCATGTTCCTTAAGACCTCATGAAGAAAAATATACATTTTCTGCTGTTTTTGAAATGAATGAAAAAGCACAGATTATCCAATCGTGGTTTGGGAGAACCGTTACTTATTCAGATGCCAGATTTGCTTATGAAGAGGCACAGCATATTATAGAAACTAAAGGAAATGAAATTCCTGCAACAATTTCTCTGACAGGAGAAACCTATTCAGCAGATCAATCTGTTGCTGATGCTATTCTGAAATTAGATGAATTGGCTAAGATTATGAGACGAAAAAGAATGGGGGATGGGGCCATATCTTTTGATAAAGTAGAAGTTAAGTTTCATCTCAATGATAAGAATGAACCTACTGGTGTATTTTTTAAAACATCCAAAGATGCTAATAAACTGATCGAAGAGTTTATGCTTTTAGCTAATAGAAAAGTTTCTGAATTCATAGGGAAACAATCACCCAAGAAAACATTTGTATATAGGGTACACGATGAACCAAATGATGAAAAATTAGCCTCTTTACAGACGATTATAGGACGATTTGGGTATAAGCTTGATCTAAGAGACAGAAAGTCTACGACGAGCTCTTTAAATACTTTATTAAAGGATGTACAAGGAAAGAAAGAACAGAATCTTGTAGATACCCTTGCAATACGAAGTATGAGTAAAGCCGAATATACAACCCATAATATTGGGCATTATGGATTGGCCTTTGATTACTATTCTCATTTTACATCTCCAATAAGACGATACCCAGATGTTATGGCACATAGATTGTTACAACATTATCTGGATGGCGGTAAATCTGTATCAGAAGAAGAATACAATGAAAAATGTAATCATAGTAGTGATATGGAAAATCTCGCAGCTAGTGCAGAACGTGACTCTATTAAATTTATGCAAATTAAGTTTATGAAGGATCATGAAACAGAGCGTTTTCTAGGAGTAATATCAGGCGTTACCGAATGGGGAATATATGTAGAAATTATAGATAATAAATGCGAAGGAATGGTGCGAATTAAGGATATGAGAGATGATGAATATGATTTTGATCAGGAACAATACGCAGTAGTGGGAAGAAAAACTAAAAAAACATATCAATTAGGTGATGAAGTATATGTAAAAGTTAAAAATGCTGATATCGTAAAAATGCATTTGGATTTCACCATAGAGGGAAGCAGAGAAGAAATTGAAGAATAA
- a CDS encoding head GIN domain-containing protein translates to MKKAMLTLCLLMGMYSYSQRMITREINSFDELKVFDKIPVTLKKSQWNRVDIEGIQKDQIKIVEKNRTLKIRMSLDNLWSSDKTTKVTVYYTDIDIIDANEGARVFLGDTLVNKKLILKTQEGASIKGAIRTDDLLVKAISGGHLKLKGIATDQEIMINSGGSFEAKNLQSEVTNVRISAGGNASIYATDFVIAKTTAGGTIRIYGNPREIDGKRVLGGKIIEVN, encoded by the coding sequence ATGAAAAAAGCAATGTTGACTCTTTGTTTATTGATGGGAATGTATTCTTATTCCCAGCGAATGATCACAAGAGAAATTAACAGTTTCGATGAATTAAAAGTATTTGATAAAATTCCTGTTACCCTAAAAAAAAGCCAATGGAATCGGGTAGATATCGAAGGAATTCAAAAAGATCAAATTAAGATTGTAGAAAAAAACAGAACTTTAAAAATAAGAATGTCTCTCGATAATCTCTGGAGTAGTGATAAAACAACAAAAGTAACCGTATATTACACAGACATAGATATCATAGATGCGAATGAAGGAGCCAGAGTTTTTTTAGGAGATACATTAGTCAATAAAAAGTTGATTTTAAAAACACAGGAAGGAGCTTCTATCAAAGGAGCAATTCGTACAGATGATTTATTAGTGAAAGCGATTTCTGGAGGTCATTTAAAATTAAAGGGGATTGCCACAGATCAGGAAATTATGATTAATTCTGGAGGGAGTTTTGAAGCCAAAAATTTACAATCAGAGGTAACCAATGTCAGAATTAGTGCTGGAGGAAATGCCAGTATTTATGCTACAGATTTTGTGATTGCCAAAACTACTGCGGGTGGAACCATACGGATCTATGGTAATCCAAGAGAAATTGATGGAAAAAGAGTTTTAGGAGGAAAAATAATAGAGGTTAACTAA
- a CDS encoding LysE family translocator — translation MLQDIQAAIPLGFFLAFLIGPVFFVLLETAAIKGVKAAISFDLGVILADIVFIAIAYLTSFQLLENLSNQPGLYVFGGMILVVYGLITYLKKPSREALDPNRLKVKKNNYLSLFVKGFLLNFINIGVLVFWLGLIIIVGPTLDNDPNRLFLFFGVTIGVYFATDLLKIILAKQLKRKLTPRRIFKIKKLLGFILILCGIIMTVKGFLPKDKLDIQKGIEKINTERIK, via the coding sequence ATGCTTCAAGATATTCAGGCAGCAATTCCATTAGGATTTTTTTTAGCCTTTTTAATAGGTCCAGTATTTTTCGTTTTACTCGAAACTGCTGCTATTAAGGGAGTAAAGGCAGCAATATCTTTTGATCTCGGAGTGATTCTTGCTGATATAGTTTTTATTGCAATTGCGTACCTGACTAGTTTTCAGTTATTAGAAAACCTAAGTAATCAACCTGGATTATATGTTTTTGGAGGGATGATCCTGGTTGTTTATGGACTTATTACCTATCTGAAAAAACCGAGTAGAGAAGCATTGGATCCTAATCGATTAAAAGTAAAAAAGAATAACTACCTGAGTCTTTTTGTTAAAGGATTTTTACTCAATTTTATAAATATTGGTGTTTTAGTATTTTGGCTGGGTTTAATTATTATTGTAGGACCTACTCTGGATAATGATCCCAATAGGTTGTTTTTGTTTTTTGGAGTAACAATTGGGGTTTATTTTGCTACAGATTTACTAAAAATAATATTAGCAAAGCAATTAAAGAGAAAATTAACACCCAGAAGGATTTTTAAAATAAAGAAATTATTGGGCTTCATATTGATACTCTGTGGAATAATAATGACCGTAAAAGGGTTCTTGCCAAAAGATAAATTAGATATCCAAAAAGGAATCGAAAAGATTAATACAGAGCGTATTAAATAA
- the folB gene encoding dihydroneopterin aldolase, whose translation MGIITLQNIKVYAYHGCLVEEKKIGSDYRVDLRIKADLTKSAKSDHLADTVDYVHLNHIVKEEMAIRSKLLEHAAERILNRILEEIPLVKKVTVDLSKINPPIGGNVEMVTITRSKKR comes from the coding sequence TTGGGTATAATTACATTACAAAATATCAAGGTCTACGCATACCACGGATGTTTAGTAGAAGAAAAAAAAATAGGATCTGATTACAGAGTAGATCTCAGAATAAAAGCTGATCTCACTAAATCAGCAAAAAGTGATCATCTTGCTGATACTGTAGATTATGTTCACCTCAATCATATTGTCAAAGAAGAAATGGCAATCCGATCAAAATTATTAGAACATGCTGCAGAACGAATTTTAAATCGTATCTTAGAGGAAATACCTCTGGTTAAAAAAGTTACTGTTGATCTTTCTAAAATAAACCCTCCTATTGGGGGAAATGTAGAAATGGTAACAATTACAAGAAGTAAAAAAAGATAA
- a CDS encoding glutamine--tRNA ligase/YqeY domain fusion protein — protein sequence MIEDKKSLNFIEHIVEEDLANGLSKDDLRFRFPPEPNGYLHIGHTKAIGISFGLGLQYDAPVNLRFDDTNPAKEEQEYVDAIKRDIAWLGYEWDKECYSSDYFQQLYDWTVALIKEGKAYVDSQTSEEIAAQKGTTTEPGTNSPYRDRSVEENLKLFEDMKAGKYEEGTHVVRAKIDMADPNMLMRDPLMYRILKKEHHRTGNDWCIYPMYDWTHGESDYIENISHSLCSLEFKPHRKLYDWFLDQIYDSSLLRPKQREFARLNLSYTIMSKRKLLQLVNEGIVSGWDDPRMPTISGLRRRGYTPNSIRKFVDTVGVAKRENVIDVSLLEFCVREDLNKTAHRIMGVLNPVKLVITNYPEGEEEWLEAENNPEDVNAGSRQVPFSRELYIEREDFKEEAGRKFFRLTLGKEVRLKNAYIIKGESVVKNDAGDIIEIHCTYDPKSKSGSGTEASKRNVKGTLHWVSIKHAIACEVRVYDRLFNHEAPDGNKDKSFMDYINPDSLKVLTGYIEPAVQNAKALEQFQFQRLGYFNVDTDSTEDTLVFNKTVGLKDTWAKTQPKNSNTVTNNIPKTQKEILPLEEIKRAGKKYTNLPEEKREALKIKIKEFAKKVPIEELVPLYNTAVKKAGTRIAVMVALGEILFDTNQQPDALAWDFINKAKEDKNDLLREEATLLASRF from the coding sequence ATGATAGAAGATAAAAAGTCACTCAATTTTATAGAACATATTGTAGAAGAAGATCTTGCCAATGGTTTGAGCAAGGATGATTTGCGCTTTAGATTTCCTCCGGAACCCAATGGATATTTACATATTGGACATACAAAAGCTATAGGAATCAGCTTTGGATTAGGGTTGCAATATGATGCTCCGGTTAATCTGCGTTTTGATGATACCAATCCGGCAAAAGAGGAACAAGAATATGTTGATGCTATTAAAAGAGATATTGCTTGGTTAGGCTATGAATGGGATAAAGAATGTTACTCGTCTGATTATTTTCAGCAATTATATGATTGGACAGTAGCACTAATAAAGGAAGGAAAAGCTTATGTTGATTCTCAAACTTCTGAAGAGATTGCTGCTCAAAAAGGAACTACTACGGAACCTGGTACAAATAGTCCTTACAGAGATAGATCTGTAGAGGAGAATCTAAAACTTTTTGAAGATATGAAGGCAGGGAAATATGAAGAAGGAACACATGTGGTGAGAGCTAAAATTGATATGGCAGACCCCAATATGCTAATGAGAGACCCTTTGATGTATAGAATTCTAAAGAAAGAACATCATCGTACTGGAAATGATTGGTGTATTTATCCTATGTATGACTGGACACATGGAGAAAGTGATTATATAGAAAATATATCACATTCATTGTGCTCATTAGAGTTTAAACCACATAGAAAATTATATGATTGGTTTTTGGATCAAATCTATGATAGTAGTTTATTAAGACCTAAACAAAGGGAATTTGCCAGATTAAACCTAAGTTATACTATCATGAGTAAACGTAAGTTGCTACAATTAGTCAATGAAGGTATTGTTTCTGGGTGGGATGATCCAAGAATGCCTACTATTTCAGGTTTGAGAAGAAGAGGATATACTCCTAATTCTATCAGAAAGTTTGTGGATACAGTAGGAGTTGCTAAGAGGGAAAATGTAATTGATGTTTCTCTATTGGAGTTTTGTGTTCGGGAAGATCTTAATAAAACAGCACACCGTATTATGGGAGTTTTAAATCCTGTAAAATTGGTAATTACTAATTATCCTGAAGGAGAAGAAGAATGGTTAGAAGCAGAGAATAATCCAGAAGATGTAAATGCAGGAAGCAGACAAGTTCCTTTCTCTAGAGAATTGTATATAGAAAGAGAAGATTTTAAAGAAGAAGCAGGTAGAAAGTTTTTTAGATTGACATTAGGAAAAGAAGTTCGTCTTAAAAATGCTTATATCATTAAAGGAGAAAGTGTTGTCAAAAATGATGCTGGAGATATTATTGAAATACACTGTACTTATGATCCAAAAAGTAAGTCGGGTAGTGGTACTGAAGCATCTAAAAGGAATGTAAAAGGAACATTACATTGGGTATCGATTAAACATGCCATTGCATGTGAAGTACGCGTGTATGATAGATTATTCAATCACGAAGCTCCTGATGGAAATAAGGATAAAAGTTTTATGGATTACATCAATCCTGATTCTTTAAAAGTTCTTACAGGTTATATAGAACCCGCTGTGCAAAATGCAAAGGCATTAGAGCAGTTTCAATTTCAGCGATTAGGATATTTTAATGTCGACACAGATAGTACGGAAGATACATTGGTTTTTAATAAAACAGTTGGATTAAAAGATACTTGGGCTAAAACACAGCCTAAAAATTCAAATACAGTAACTAATAATATCCCTAAAACGCAAAAAGAGATACTTCCTTTAGAAGAAATAAAGAGAGCTGGTAAGAAGTATACAAATTTACCTGAAGAGAAGAGAGAAGCGCTTAAAATAAAAATTAAAGAATTTGCTAAAAAAGTACCAATAGAAGAATTGGTTCCCCTATATAATACGGCAGTAAAGAAAGCAGGTACAAGAATTGCTGTCATGGTTGCATTAGGTGAGATTTTGTTTGACACGAATCAACAACCAGATGCATTGGCCTGGGATTTTATAAATAAGGCAAAAGAAGATAAAAATGATTTATTAAGAGAGGAAGCAACTTTATTAGCTTCTAGATTTTAA
- a CDS encoding SPFH domain-containing protein, which produces MGSILFYFLIFLGVIILFTGIFTVKQQTAIIIERFGKYLSTRNSGLHFKIPLIDRIAGKITLKIQQLDVIVETKTKDDVFVRLKISVQFQVIKNKVYDAFYRLENPHDQITSYVFDVVRAEVPKMKLDDVFERKDDIAIAVKSELNEAMLNYGYDIIKTLVTDIDPDLQVKEAMNRINAAEREKIAAEYEAEAERIKIVAKARAEAESKRLQGQGIADQRREIARGLEESVDVLNNVGINSQEASALIVVTQHYDTLQSIGEETNSNLILLPNSPQAGSDMLNNMIASFTASNQIGEEIKKQNAKKGIINKKKNGDSSNE; this is translated from the coding sequence ATGGGATCAATCTTATTTTACTTTTTAATATTTTTAGGAGTCATTATACTCTTCACAGGAATATTCACCGTCAAGCAACAAACCGCTATAATCATAGAAAGATTTGGAAAATATTTAAGCACCAGAAATTCTGGTTTACATTTCAAAATTCCATTAATTGATCGAATAGCAGGAAAGATAACTTTAAAGATTCAACAATTAGATGTAATCGTCGAAACCAAAACCAAAGATGATGTTTTTGTACGTTTAAAAATTTCAGTACAATTTCAAGTAATTAAAAATAAAGTATATGATGCATTCTATCGATTAGAGAATCCTCATGATCAGATTACATCTTATGTATTTGATGTCGTTCGTGCAGAAGTACCTAAAATGAAATTAGATGATGTTTTCGAAAGAAAAGATGATATTGCTATCGCTGTAAAAAGTGAATTAAACGAAGCAATGCTTAATTATGGATATGATATAATTAAAACCTTGGTAACTGATATCGATCCTGACCTACAAGTAAAAGAGGCTATGAATAGAATTAATGCAGCAGAAAGAGAAAAAATAGCTGCTGAATACGAAGCAGAAGCAGAAAGGATTAAAATTGTAGCCAAAGCAAGAGCAGAAGCAGAAAGTAAAAGATTACAAGGACAAGGTATTGCTGATCAAAGAAGAGAAATTGCCAGAGGTCTGGAAGAAAGTGTTGATGTATTAAACAATGTCGGAATCAATTCTCAAGAAGCCTCTGCCCTTATAGTAGTAACTCAACATTACGATACATTGCAATCTATCGGAGAAGAAACAAATAGTAATTTAATTTTATTACCTAATTCTCCACAAGCCGGTAGTGATATGCTTAATAATATGATTGCATCTTTTACTGCTTCAAATCAAATTGGAGAGGAAATAAAAAAACAAAATGCTAAAAAAGGAATCATCAACAAAAAAAAGAATGGTGATTCTTCTAATGAATAA
- the gltX gene encoding glutamate--tRNA ligase, producing the protein MTKNIRVRFAPSPTGPLHIGGVRTALFNYLFAKQNNGTFILRIEDTDQKRYVPGAEDYITESLNWCNIPFDEGPGKEGKYGPYRQSERKHLYKQYADQLINEGKAYYAFDTAEDLDTLRKQYESEKKTFIYNWSNREQLQNSLSLTQDQIDKKLASGEPYVIRFKTPADEILSLQDEIRGSITIQTKTLDDKILFKSDGMPTYHLANIVDDHLMEITHVIRGEEWLPSLALHVLLYQSLGWEAPTFAHLPLILKPIGKGKLSKRDGDKLGFPVFPLEWIDPKNSETSSGYKQDGYLPEAVVNMLAFLGWNPGTEQEIFSLEELIQQFDLKKVNKAGAKFDPEKTKWFQQQHLQNLSLQVLTSNFKNQLEDHEITTNLDLSRIVQSVKERATFSTDLWNLSEFYFQAPKNYDPKASKKAWKEDTNSLMSSLINEINNIKQFDTETVTTSIKQWITSSEIGFGKIMMPLRLSLVGSLQGPDVFEIISILGKEETVRRIQQLQTVLS; encoded by the coding sequence ATGACAAAAAATATTAGGGTTCGATTTGCTCCTAGTCCTACAGGTCCATTACACATTGGTGGTGTACGAACTGCTTTATTTAATTATTTATTCGCTAAACAAAATAATGGAACTTTTATTCTTCGTATAGAAGATACAGATCAAAAAAGATATGTTCCCGGAGCGGAAGATTATATTACAGAATCATTAAACTGGTGTAATATTCCATTTGATGAAGGTCCTGGTAAAGAAGGAAAATATGGTCCATACAGACAAAGTGAAAGAAAACACTTATATAAACAATATGCTGATCAATTGATCAATGAAGGAAAAGCTTATTATGCTTTTGATACAGCTGAGGATCTTGATACATTGAGAAAACAATATGAATCTGAGAAAAAAACTTTTATTTACAATTGGTCAAATAGAGAACAACTTCAAAATTCGCTTTCGTTAACACAAGATCAAATAGATAAAAAACTAGCTTCTGGAGAACCTTATGTTATCAGATTCAAAACTCCTGCAGATGAAATACTATCACTACAGGATGAAATAAGAGGAAGTATCACTATACAAACCAAAACACTAGATGATAAAATTTTGTTCAAAAGTGATGGAATGCCTACTTATCATTTAGCCAATATTGTTGATGATCATCTTATGGAAATAACACATGTAATTCGCGGAGAAGAATGGTTGCCTTCGCTTGCTTTGCATGTATTGCTATATCAATCATTGGGATGGGAAGCTCCAACCTTTGCTCATCTTCCTCTTATCCTAAAACCAATAGGAAAAGGAAAACTCAGCAAACGAGATGGAGATAAATTAGGTTTTCCTGTTTTTCCTTTAGAATGGATTGATCCAAAAAATAGTGAAACTTCTTCTGGATACAAACAAGATGGTTATTTACCAGAAGCCGTTGTAAACATGCTTGCTTTTCTTGGATGGAATCCTGGTACTGAACAAGAAATTTTCTCATTAGAAGAATTAATTCAGCAATTTGATTTAAAGAAAGTAAATAAAGCAGGTGCAAAATTTGATCCTGAAAAAACCAAATGGTTTCAACAACAGCATTTACAAAATCTGAGCCTTCAAGTTTTAACTTCTAATTTCAAAAATCAATTAGAAGATCATGAAATCACTACAAATTTAGATCTTTCACGAATTGTACAAAGTGTAAAAGAAAGAGCTACTTTTAGTACAGATCTTTGGAATCTTTCTGAATTTTACTTCCAGGCTCCTAAAAACTATGATCCTAAAGCGTCTAAAAAAGCATGGAAAGAAGATACTAATAGTCTCATGAGTTCTCTGATTAATGAAATAAATAATATCAAACAATTTGATACAGAAACGGTAACTACCAGTATAAAGCAATGGATTACTTCTTCTGAAATAGGATTTGGAAAAATCATGATGCCACTTCGATTATCCCTGGTTGGATCTCTACAAGGACCCGATGTTTTCGAGATTATTTCTATTTTGGGTAAAGAAGAAACAGTACGACGAATACAACAATTACAAACCGTATTATCTTAA
- a CDS encoding alkane 1-monooxygenase codes for MKKFQYLATFIVPATLLIGIHKLSYFVYITPIFSFILIPVLELFTHSEEQSSMKKGSIDYSKDSFFDILLWINIPLIIYILFSVLEASKNNLSLSESIGLTISLGIVLSSNAINVGHELGHRKGTEKYLGKLLLLPTLYMHFFIEHNYGHHNRVATKEDPVTAQYNQPIYQFWFSSIYGQYISAWQIQKKLLRQKGKKFISIHNDMLCYLLLQSLYLFFIYYRYTISGILVVFIAAIISILLLETINYVEHYALVRIKKKNGRYERILPIHSWNSNHLLGRIMLYEITRHSDHHHRTSKKYQVLEHHDSSPQLPYGYPTSMLIALIPPLWFHIMNKHVPNSMKPIDKKNME; via the coding sequence ATGAAAAAATTTCAATACCTCGCGACCTTTATCGTCCCTGCTACCTTACTTATTGGAATACATAAACTCTCTTATTTTGTATACATAACACCTATATTTAGTTTCATTCTTATACCAGTTCTTGAATTATTTACACATTCCGAAGAACAATCTTCTATGAAAAAAGGATCTATTGATTACAGCAAAGATTCTTTTTTTGATATCTTATTATGGATTAATATCCCACTGATCATATACATTCTATTCTCTGTATTGGAAGCATCGAAAAATAATCTATCCCTTTCAGAAAGTATCGGACTAACCATTTCATTAGGAATTGTATTAAGTTCTAATGCCATTAATGTAGGTCATGAATTAGGTCATAGAAAAGGAACAGAAAAATATTTAGGAAAACTTCTGCTCCTTCCTACCCTATATATGCATTTTTTTATCGAACACAATTACGGGCATCACAACAGGGTCGCTACCAAAGAAGATCCAGTCACTGCACAATACAATCAACCTATCTATCAATTTTGGTTTTCCTCTATTTATGGTCAATACATCAGTGCCTGGCAAATACAAAAAAAACTTCTTCGACAAAAAGGAAAAAAATTTATATCCATACACAATGATATGTTGTGTTATCTATTACTTCAATCTTTATATCTCTTCTTCATTTACTATCGCTATACTATCTCTGGAATACTTGTGGTATTTATTGCAGCAATTATTTCTATTCTACTCTTAGAGACTATCAATTATGTAGAACATTATGCTCTTGTACGTATCAAAAAGAAAAATGGTAGATATGAACGAATACTACCAATTCATTCATGGAATTCGAATCACTTACTAGGTCGTATTATGCTTTATGAAATCACCCGGCATAGTGATCACCATCATCGCACTTCTAAAAAATATCAAGTATTGGAACACCACGATAGTAGTCCACAACTCCCTTATGGATATCCAACCAGTATGCTTATTGCACTAATTCCTCCTTTATGGTTTCATATAATGAACAAACATGTACCGAATTCTATGAAACCTATAGATAAAAAAAACATGGAATAA